A single region of the Pseudomonas solani genome encodes:
- a CDS encoding ABC transporter permease produces MNRRLPSPWLLLALFALGLLLVFLLWPLANLLHGSVAGADGSGWAQLLDDPRYLRALGNTLLLGALVTGCASVLGVSLAYVTARFDFPGKALVAVLPVCTLVVPEVIVSQTWLMILGNNGLLTRALEDHLGLALPSFYGWPGLVLVMSLVYYTYIYLGTLAAIRGFDAQLEEAAQSLGVPPAKARLQVMLPVVLPAVLASGLLVYTLVVGNFAIATLLGGKVQLLSVLTYLSFVSEMGTNAGLQSALATLSIAIVAGVLFLQRWLVGRKRYEIVQGRSAPAQRLRGVRGALLGAATALFILLSSLPLLTVLASAFTRSRGPVMHWGQFSLENLERVLLRSPEPILNTLAYGALATLVGILLSVVISYLVIKKKNLLTPAIDYLAMLPLAMSGTVLGIGLVMTFNSGPLALSGTAAIIVVAFVIRRFPFGVRSASATLYNIPDSIEEASISLGVPPLRSFFKVVLPLMAPAVAAAAVLTWTTIVAELSASLVVYSAGRETITIQVFRLVETGLQGQAAAYGLVLVLLTLVPVVIATRVFRIKVF; encoded by the coding sequence ATGAACCGGCGCCTGCCTTCCCCCTGGCTGCTCCTCGCCCTGTTCGCCCTGGGGCTGCTGCTGGTGTTCCTGCTCTGGCCCCTGGCCAACCTGCTGCACGGCAGCGTGGCCGGTGCCGACGGCAGCGGCTGGGCCCAGCTGCTGGACGACCCGCGCTACCTGCGCGCCCTCGGCAACACCCTGCTGCTGGGCGCCCTGGTGACCGGCTGCGCCAGCGTGCTCGGGGTCTCCCTGGCCTACGTCACCGCGCGCTTCGACTTCCCCGGCAAGGCCCTGGTGGCGGTGCTGCCGGTGTGCACCCTGGTGGTCCCGGAGGTGATCGTCAGCCAGACCTGGCTGATGATCCTCGGCAACAACGGCCTGCTCACCCGCGCCCTGGAGGACCACCTCGGCCTCGCCCTGCCCAGCTTCTACGGCTGGCCCGGCCTGGTGCTGGTGATGAGCCTGGTCTACTACACCTACATCTACCTCGGCACCCTGGCTGCCATCCGCGGCTTCGACGCCCAGCTGGAAGAGGCCGCCCAGAGCCTCGGCGTGCCGCCGGCCAAGGCGCGCCTGCAGGTGATGCTGCCGGTGGTGCTGCCCGCCGTGCTGGCCTCCGGGCTGCTGGTGTACACCCTGGTGGTGGGCAACTTCGCCATCGCCACCCTGCTGGGCGGCAAGGTGCAGCTGCTCTCGGTGCTCACCTACCTGAGCTTCGTCTCCGAGATGGGCACCAACGCCGGCCTGCAGAGCGCCCTGGCCACCCTGTCCATCGCCATCGTCGCCGGGGTGCTGTTCCTCCAGCGCTGGCTGGTGGGGCGCAAGCGCTACGAGATCGTCCAGGGCCGCAGCGCCCCGGCCCAGCGCCTGCGTGGGGTACGCGGGGCGCTGCTGGGCGCGGCCACGGCGCTGTTCATCCTGCTTTCCTCGCTGCCGCTGCTGACGGTGCTGGCCAGCGCCTTCACCCGCTCGCGGGGGCCGGTGATGCACTGGGGCCAGTTCTCCCTGGAGAACCTGGAGCGGGTCCTGCTGCGCAGCCCGGAACCCATCCTCAACACCCTGGCCTACGGCGCCCTGGCAACCCTGGTGGGCATCCTGCTCAGCGTGGTCATCAGCTACCTGGTGATCAAGAAGAAGAACCTGCTCACCCCAGCCATCGACTACCTCGCCATGCTGCCCCTGGCCATGTCCGGCACGGTGCTCGGCATCGGCCTGGTGATGACCTTCAACAGCGGCCCGCTGGCCCTCAGCGGCACGGCGGCGATCATAGTCGTGGCCTTCGTCATCCGCCGTTTCCCCTTCGGCGTGCGCAGCGCCTCGGCCACCCTCTACAACATCCCCGACTCCATCGAGGAGGCCTCCATCAGCCTCGGCGTGCCGCCGCTGCGCTCCTTCTTCAAGGTGGTGCTGCCGCTGATGGCGCCCGCCGTCGCCGCCGCGGCGGTGCTCACCTGGACCACCATCGTCGCCGAGCTGAGCGCCTCGCTGGTGGTGTACTCGGCCGGCCGCGAGACCATCACCATCCAGGTCTTCCGCCTGGTGGAAACCGGCCTCCAGGGCCAGGCGGCGGCCTACGGGCTGGTGCTGGTCCTGCTCACCCTGGTCCCGGTGGTCATCGCCACCCGGGTATTCCGCATCAAGGTCTTCTGA
- the ispA gene encoding (2E,6E)-farnesyl diphosphate synthase: MIAAYQSRCQARVDAALETLFDAPRPELQRLYEAMRYSVTNGGKRVRPLLVYAACEALGGDLDRADGAACAVELIHAYSLVHDDLPAMDDDDLRRGKPTTHKAFDEACAILAGDGLQTLAFEVLADRRLNPQNSDARLAMVGTLARAAGPAGMVGGQAIDLGSVGLRLDQKALEVMHRHKTGALIEASVRLGALASGNADDSSMKSLQAYAQAIGLAFQVQDDILDVESDTVTLGKTQGKDQASDKPTYPALLGLDDAKAYALELRDMALHTLRPFSEAAEPLRDLARYIVERRS, encoded by the coding sequence ATGATCGCGGCCTACCAGTCCCGCTGCCAGGCGCGCGTCGACGCCGCCCTGGAAACCCTGTTCGACGCCCCCCGCCCTGAACTGCAACGCCTGTACGAGGCCATGCGCTACAGCGTCACCAATGGCGGCAAGCGCGTGCGCCCGCTGCTGGTGTATGCGGCCTGCGAAGCCCTGGGTGGCGATCTCGACCGTGCCGACGGCGCCGCCTGTGCGGTGGAGCTGATCCACGCCTATTCCCTGGTCCACGACGACCTGCCGGCCATGGACGACGACGACCTGCGCCGGGGCAAGCCCACCACCCACAAGGCCTTCGACGAAGCCTGCGCCATCCTCGCCGGCGACGGCCTGCAGACCCTGGCCTTCGAAGTGCTGGCGGACCGTCGCCTCAACCCGCAGAACAGCGATGCGCGCCTGGCCATGGTCGGCACCCTGGCCCGTGCCGCCGGCCCCGCCGGCATGGTCGGCGGCCAGGCCATCGACCTCGGCTCGGTGGGCCTGCGGCTCGACCAGAAGGCCCTGGAAGTGATGCACCGGCACAAGACCGGCGCCCTGATCGAAGCCAGTGTGCGCCTTGGCGCCCTGGCCAGTGGCAATGCCGACGATTCATCGATGAAGTCCTTGCAGGCCTATGCCCAGGCCATCGGCCTGGCCTTCCAGGTGCAGGACGACATCCTCGACGTCGAGAGCGACACCGTCACCCTCGGCAAGACCCAGGGCAAGGACCAGGCCAGCGACAAGCCCACCTACCCCGCCCTGCTCGGCCTCGACGACGCCAAGGCCTACGCCCTGGAACTGCGCGACATGGCCCTGCACACCCTGCGCCCCTTCAGCGAGGCCGCCGAACCGCTGCGCGACCTGGCCCGCTACATCGTCGAACGGCGCAGCTGA
- a CDS encoding inositol monophosphatase family protein, giving the protein MTASHHRATAEHLADLARARLQAHWQTALQDGQPFEDKDDASPVTAIDRAIEQELREAIAHHTPEFGVVGEEYPDHQRNAEYSWVLDPIDGTKAFIAGVPVYGTLIALCRDGRPVLGVVDLPIAGLRWVGAEGQPTRLNGQPVRTRPCTELARALLASSNPESLPAEHLAAFARLRDATRWRLYGAACSAYANLARGRIDLVADGGGMAPVDYCALVPVIEGAGGVISDWQGRPLGLGSGSSVLAAGDPQLHRQALERLHQA; this is encoded by the coding sequence ATGACCGCCAGCCACCACCGCGCCACCGCCGAACACCTCGCCGATCTCGCCCGCGCCCGCCTGCAGGCCCATTGGCAGACCGCCCTGCAGGACGGCCAGCCCTTCGAGGACAAGGACGACGCCAGCCCCGTCACTGCCATCGACCGCGCCATCGAGCAGGAACTGCGAGAGGCCATCGCCCACCACACGCCCGAGTTCGGCGTGGTGGGCGAGGAGTACCCCGACCACCAGCGCAACGCCGAATACAGCTGGGTGCTCGACCCCATCGACGGCACCAAGGCTTTCATCGCCGGGGTGCCGGTGTACGGCACGTTGATCGCCCTGTGCCGCGACGGGCGCCCGGTGCTGGGGGTGGTCGACCTGCCCATCGCCGGCCTGCGCTGGGTCGGCGCGGAAGGCCAGCCCACCCGGCTCAACGGCCAGCCAGTGCGCACCCGCCCCTGCACCGAGCTGGCCCGCGCGCTGCTGGCCAGCAGCAACCCGGAAAGCCTGCCGGCCGAGCACCTGGCGGCCTTCGCCCGGCTGCGCGACGCCACACGCTGGCGCCTCTACGGCGCCGCCTGCAGCGCCTACGCCAACCTCGCCCGGGGGCGCATCGACCTGGTGGCCGACGGCGGCGGCATGGCGCCGGTGGACTACTGCGCCCTGGTGCCGGTCATCGAAGGCGCCGGCGGGGTGATCAGCGACTGGCAGGGCCGCCCGCTCGGCCTTGGCTCCGGCAGCAGCGTGCTGGCCGCCGGCGATCCCCAGTTGCACCGCCAGGCCCTGGAGCGCCTGCACCAGGCCTGA
- a CDS encoding phosphatase PAP2 family protein, translating to MNELLHSLDWVLPLRSDALTPLMRFFTLLGYEKFILFFLPLGYWAWHRTVFFRLLVLVAITALLNAWLKDYWQDPRPDIALRMDHEVGESFGLPSGHAQISVVIWFWLALEVRRLWFWLLACTLVTGILFSRLYLGAHDIEDLIGGSLLGAATLGCFALAQRWQGWREIPALVLLMLIIAATALAYFTWHGQPPSYVPLLAGLMIAVLYGYRHLDFSMEVATWRRVLAATIGALSFIGLQWGLKHIGFAFSLDGQAWQAFRGLVMGGFVAALMPWLLIRLGLLKARRDEPALALAQPV from the coding sequence ATGAACGAATTGCTGCACAGCCTGGACTGGGTGCTGCCCTTGCGCAGCGACGCGCTGACGCCGCTGATGCGCTTCTTCACCCTGCTGGGGTACGAGAAGTTCATCCTCTTCTTCCTGCCCCTGGGCTACTGGGCCTGGCACCGCACGGTGTTCTTCCGCCTGCTGGTGCTGGTGGCCATCACCGCACTGCTCAATGCCTGGCTCAAGGATTACTGGCAGGACCCGCGCCCGGACATCGCCCTGCGCATGGACCACGAGGTGGGCGAGAGCTTCGGCCTGCCCAGCGGGCACGCGCAGATCTCGGTGGTGATCTGGTTCTGGCTGGCCCTGGAGGTGCGCCGCCTGTGGTTCTGGCTGCTGGCCTGCACCCTGGTGACGGGCATCCTCTTCAGCCGCCTGTACCTGGGGGCCCACGATATCGAGGACCTGATCGGCGGCTCGCTGCTGGGGGCCGCGACCCTGGGCTGCTTCGCCCTGGCGCAGCGCTGGCAGGGTTGGCGCGAGATTCCGGCGCTGGTGCTGCTGATGCTGATCATCGCGGCCACCGCCCTGGCCTACTTCACCTGGCATGGCCAGCCGCCGAGCTACGTGCCGCTGCTGGCGGGGCTGATGATCGCGGTGCTGTACGGTTATCGCCACCTGGACTTCTCCATGGAGGTGGCGACCTGGCGGCGGGTGCTGGCGGCGACCATCGGCGCGCTGTCGTTCATTGGCCTGCAGTGGGGGCTCAAGCACATCGGCTTTGCCTTCTCCCTCGATGGCCAGGCCTGGCAGGCGTTCCGTGGCTTGGTGATGGGCGGCTTCGTCGCCGCACTGATGCCCTGGCTGCTGATTCGCCTTGGGCTGCTCAAGGCGCGCCGCGACGAGCCGGCCCTGGCGCTGGCCCAGCCCGTCTGA
- a CDS encoding AraC family transcriptional regulator, protein MQLDQLPITPDLPALLRSLEQVAPLLDAMPDVVFFVKDLDARYVLVNQTLAQRCGFKDKAPLLGRTAEDVFPRRFGHLYTEQDRQVLEAGDQLSDQLELHLYPGRKPGWCLTHKLALRDPAQRVIGVAGISYDLQAPQSSHPAFQRLAAVDAHIREHFAEPISLDELTAIAGLSASQLGRLCKRIFQLSPRQMIHKARLGAATQLLAGELPITEIAYRCGYADHSAFSRQFKALTGLSPSQYRDRCRA, encoded by the coding sequence ATGCAGCTCGATCAGCTCCCCATCACCCCGGATCTCCCCGCCCTGCTGCGCAGCCTGGAACAGGTCGCACCGCTGCTGGACGCGATGCCGGACGTGGTGTTCTTCGTCAAGGACCTGGACGCCCGCTACGTGCTGGTCAACCAGACCCTCGCCCAGCGTTGCGGCTTCAAGGACAAGGCACCGCTGCTGGGGCGCACCGCCGAAGACGTGTTCCCTCGCCGCTTCGGCCACCTCTACACCGAGCAGGACCGCCAGGTGCTGGAGGCCGGCGACCAGCTCAGCGACCAGCTGGAGCTGCACCTCTACCCCGGCCGCAAGCCCGGCTGGTGCCTGACCCACAAGCTGGCCCTGCGCGACCCGGCGCAGCGGGTCATCGGCGTGGCCGGTATCTCCTACGACCTGCAGGCGCCACAGTCCAGCCACCCCGCCTTCCAACGCCTGGCAGCGGTGGACGCCCACATCCGCGAGCACTTCGCCGAGCCCATCAGCCTCGATGAACTCACCGCCATCGCCGGGCTCTCCGCCTCCCAGCTCGGCCGGCTGTGCAAGCGCATCTTCCAGCTCAGCCCCCGGCAAATGATCCACAAGGCGCGCCTGGGCGCCGCCACCCAGCTACTGGCCGGCGAGTTGCCCATCACCGAGATCGCCTACCGCTGCGGCTATGCCGACCACAGCGCCTTCAGCCGCCAGTTCAAGGCCCTTACCGGGCTTTCCCCGAGCCAGTACCGCGACCGCTGCCGCGCCTGA
- a CDS encoding extracellular solute-binding protein yields the protein MNATWKHRLPALLAALALNLLQPALAREQAVLYTTNNDSAVQALLDSGQRLDPGLKIGVVNGSSAALLKRIEAEGQAARADVFWSSQPNTLGAFTALYAPYRSPQAQAIPEAQQHPQQLWSTANIQVVVMMVNRKQLGGLKEPTQWRDLLDPAWKGRIIVGDPTATSTAYTALWGLRQLLGEDDFRRLAANLVVSRNSSAVLNQVAQGEYTVGLTFEGNAYAYVAGGQREIRLVYPADGTFVTEEALVLVKNGPNSEAGKRLYDLLLSRETQIALLEQAYRRPSRSDIEVSAHVELPELKDIAVFPTDEQAAIAGRDAFLSAWKGLDKAL from the coding sequence ATGAACGCCACCTGGAAGCACCGGCTGCCCGCCCTGCTGGCCGCCCTCGCCCTCAACCTGCTGCAACCCGCCCTCGCCCGCGAGCAGGCGGTGCTCTACACCACCAACAACGACTCGGCGGTGCAGGCCCTGCTGGACAGCGGCCAGCGCCTCGACCCGGGCCTGAAGATCGGCGTGGTCAACGGCTCCAGCGCCGCCCTGCTCAAGCGCATCGAGGCCGAGGGCCAGGCGGCTCGGGCCGACGTGTTCTGGAGTTCCCAGCCCAACACCCTGGGCGCCTTCACCGCGCTCTACGCGCCCTACCGCTCGCCCCAGGCCCAGGCCATCCCCGAGGCACAGCAGCACCCGCAGCAGCTGTGGAGCACCGCCAACATCCAGGTGGTGGTGATGATGGTGAACCGCAAGCAGCTCGGCGGGCTCAAGGAGCCCACCCAGTGGCGCGACCTGCTGGACCCGGCCTGGAAGGGGCGGATCATCGTCGGCGACCCCACCGCCACCTCCACTGCCTATACCGCGCTCTGGGGCCTGCGCCAGCTGCTGGGCGAGGACGACTTCCGCCGCCTGGCCGCCAATCTGGTGGTCTCGCGCAACTCCAGCGCCGTGCTCAACCAGGTGGCCCAGGGCGAATACACCGTCGGCCTGACCTTCGAGGGCAACGCCTACGCCTATGTCGCCGGGGGCCAGCGGGAGATCCGCCTGGTCTACCCGGCAGACGGCACCTTCGTCACCGAAGAGGCTCTGGTGCTGGTGAAGAATGGCCCCAACTCCGAGGCCGGCAAACGCCTCTACGACCTGCTGCTGAGCCGCGAAACCCAGATCGCTCTGCTGGAGCAGGCCTACCGCCGGCCGAGCCGCAGCGACATCGAGGTCAGCGCCCACGTCGAGCTGCCGGAGCTGAAGGACATCGCCGTCTTCCCCACCGACGAGCAGGCCGCCATCGCCGGCCGCGACGCCTTCCTCAGCGCCTGGAAAGGCCTCGACAAAGCCCTCTGA
- a CDS encoding OprD family porin, protein MIAIHPRIPLALSLALAMGLAEADGFIDDSHATLSLRNFYFNQDNRDGHAGQTEEWGQGLRLDYQSGYTEGTVGVGLDAIGLLGLRLDGGGRAGKADQARTPSALFPLEHNGRARDEFSSLGLTAKLRVGASEARVGTLIPRLPVIKANDGRLLPQTFEGAQLTVRDFDDLTLLAGRLRQAKGRAQSHRDDLSINGANSPRKPGNAVSAAPARYSDAFDFLGLDYQVSQQLQVQYYLGQLEDFYRQHFVGLNHEQALPLGTLKTDLRHFDTRATGRNASRSGRAEGYTAAGYYGPGNGESGAHRGRVDNRAWSALFSWSLGAHTLGAGYQRLTGDSHFIQPNQGNGSDVYLITDRQLNSFARAGERTWLAQYGVDFGTWGLPGLTSNLAYLKGSGIRSERGHLQEWERDFTLAYVVQAGPAKGLGITWRNASLRSQASTDVDQNRVFLSYSLALF, encoded by the coding sequence ATGATCGCCATCCATCCCCGCATCCCCCTCGCCCTGTCACTGGCCCTCGCCATGGGCCTGGCCGAGGCGGACGGCTTCATCGACGACAGCCACGCCACCCTGTCGCTGCGCAACTTCTACTTCAACCAGGACAACCGCGACGGCCACGCCGGCCAGACCGAGGAATGGGGCCAGGGCCTGCGCCTGGACTACCAATCCGGCTACACCGAGGGCACGGTCGGCGTCGGCCTCGACGCCATCGGCCTGCTCGGCCTTCGCCTGGACGGCGGTGGCCGCGCCGGCAAGGCCGACCAGGCCCGCACCCCCAGCGCGCTGTTCCCCCTGGAGCACAACGGCCGCGCCCGCGACGAATTCAGCAGCCTCGGGCTCACCGCCAAGCTGCGGGTCGGCGCCAGCGAGGCACGGGTCGGCACCCTGATCCCGCGCCTGCCGGTGATCAAGGCCAACGACGGGCGCCTGCTGCCGCAGACCTTCGAAGGCGCCCAGCTGACGGTGCGCGACTTCGACGACCTCACCCTGCTGGCCGGCCGCCTGCGCCAGGCCAAGGGGCGCGCCCAGAGCCACCGCGACGACCTTTCCATCAACGGCGCCAACAGCCCGCGCAAGCCCGGCAACGCCGTCAGCGCGGCACCGGCCCGCTACAGCGACGCCTTCGACTTCCTCGGCCTGGACTACCAGGTCAGCCAGCAGCTGCAGGTGCAGTACTACCTGGGCCAGCTGGAGGACTTCTATCGCCAGCACTTCGTCGGCCTCAACCACGAGCAGGCGCTGCCCCTGGGCACGCTGAAGACCGACCTGCGCCACTTCGACACCCGCGCCACCGGCCGCAACGCCAGCCGCAGCGGCCGCGCCGAGGGCTACACCGCCGCCGGCTACTACGGCCCCGGCAACGGCGAGAGCGGCGCCCATCGCGGCCGGGTGGACAATCGCGCCTGGAGCGCCCTGTTCAGTTGGAGCCTCGGCGCCCACACCCTCGGCGCCGGCTACCAGCGCCTGACCGGCGACAGCCACTTCATCCAGCCCAACCAGGGCAACGGCAGCGACGTCTACCTCATCACCGACCGCCAGCTGAACAGCTTCGCCCGCGCCGGCGAACGCACCTGGCTGGCCCAGTACGGGGTGGACTTCGGCACCTGGGGACTGCCGGGGCTGACCAGCAACCTCGCCTACCTCAAGGGCAGCGGCATCCGCTCCGAACGCGGGCATTTGCAGGAGTGGGAACGGGACTTCACCCTGGCCTACGTGGTGCAGGCCGGGCCGGCCAAGGGCCTGGGCATCACCTGGCGCAACGCCAGCCTGCGCAGCCAGGCGAGCACCGACGTCGACCAGAACCGGGTCTTCCTCAGCTACAGCCTGGCGTTGTTCTAG
- a CDS encoding exodeoxyribonuclease VII small subunit has translation MARKKATPDFEQSLADLQALVERLESGELSLEDSLGAFEQGIRLTRECQGALSQAEQKVQILLERDGELEEAPFDADEQA, from the coding sequence ATGGCCCGCAAGAAAGCCACCCCCGATTTCGAACAGTCCCTCGCCGACCTGCAAGCGTTGGTCGAGCGCCTGGAAAGCGGCGAGCTGTCGCTGGAAGACTCGCTCGGCGCCTTCGAACAGGGCATCCGCCTGACCCGCGAATGCCAGGGTGCGCTGAGCCAGGCCGAGCAGAAGGTGCAGATCCTCCTGGAGCGCGACGGCGAGCTGGAAGAGGCCCCCTTCGACGCGGACGAGCAGGCATGA
- a CDS encoding AMP-binding protein, with protein MNQDQYLATLRQLQHDAWPTGTPREPQYPLGERPLTEYLREWARRQPGKTALHFYGHTLDYAELDRLSDRCAALLVELGVRLGDRVAVFMPNCPQLHIAFWGILKCGAVHAPVSPLSKGLELSYQLNDSGAEVLLCFDQLLPVVRQVRGETALRQVIATSLSELRPATPTIPAPDLLFAPKVTGDDLIDFYPALAACTAPTPAHRPQLDDIAALNYTGGTTGLPKGCIHSHRDMLYTCASFVPTALGMDEHSVTLNFLPEFWIAGENAGLLFPVFAGCTLVLLARWDAPAFMAAVQHYRVSHCGLLVDSAAEVLDHPRVGEFDFASLRQVGAISFVKKLTLDYRRRWRELTGCTLFEFSFGMTETHTCDTFTAGLQDNDFDLRAQPTFVGLPVPGTEFKVCDFDTGELLPLGSEGELCLRSPSLLKGYWQRPEASAEALRGGWLHTGDLGVISEQGFIRYLGRRKEMLKVNGMSVFPSELEALLGQHPAILASAVLGRPHPERGQQPVAFVVLKPGSDETGASLVEWCKASMAIYKVPDIRLVDSMPMTATGKVKKNELEALL; from the coding sequence ATGAACCAAGACCAGTACCTGGCCACCCTGCGCCAGCTCCAGCACGACGCCTGGCCCACCGGCACCCCGCGCGAGCCGCAGTACCCCCTCGGCGAACGGCCGCTGACCGAATACCTGCGCGAATGGGCGCGACGCCAGCCAGGCAAGACCGCCCTGCACTTCTACGGCCACACCCTCGACTACGCGGAACTGGACCGCCTCAGCGACCGCTGCGCCGCGCTGCTGGTGGAACTCGGCGTGCGCCTGGGGGACCGCGTCGCGGTGTTCATGCCCAACTGCCCGCAGCTGCACATCGCCTTCTGGGGCATCCTCAAGTGCGGCGCCGTGCATGCCCCGGTCAGCCCGCTGTCCAAGGGCCTGGAGCTGAGTTACCAGCTCAACGACAGCGGCGCCGAGGTGCTGCTGTGCTTCGACCAGTTGCTGCCGGTGGTGCGCCAGGTGCGTGGCGAAACCGCCCTGCGCCAGGTGATCGCCACCAGCCTCAGCGAGCTGCGCCCGGCCACGCCGACGATTCCGGCGCCGGACCTGCTGTTCGCCCCGAAGGTCACGGGCGACGACCTCATCGACTTCTACCCCGCCCTCGCCGCCTGCACCGCGCCCACGCCTGCGCACCGCCCGCAGCTGGATGACATCGCCGCACTGAACTACACCGGCGGCACCACCGGCCTGCCCAAGGGTTGCATCCACAGCCACCGCGACATGCTCTACACCTGCGCCAGCTTCGTGCCCACGGCGCTGGGCATGGACGAGCACAGCGTCACCCTCAACTTCCTCCCCGAGTTCTGGATCGCCGGGGAAAACGCCGGCCTGCTGTTCCCGGTGTTCGCCGGCTGCACCCTGGTGCTGCTGGCGCGCTGGGACGCCCCGGCCTTCATGGCCGCCGTGCAGCACTACCGCGTCAGCCACTGCGGCCTGCTGGTGGACAGCGCCGCCGAGGTGCTGGACCACCCCCGCGTGGGCGAATTCGACTTCGCCTCCCTGCGCCAGGTCGGTGCCATCTCCTTCGTCAAGAAGCTCACCCTCGACTACCGCCGCCGCTGGCGCGAGCTCACCGGCTGCACCCTGTTCGAATTCAGCTTCGGCATGACCGAAACCCACACCTGCGACACCTTCACCGCCGGCCTGCAAGACAACGACTTCGACCTGCGCGCCCAGCCCACCTTCGTCGGCCTGCCGGTGCCGGGCACCGAGTTCAAGGTCTGCGATTTCGACACCGGCGAGCTGCTGCCCCTGGGCAGCGAAGGCGAGCTGTGCCTGCGCTCGCCCTCCCTGCTCAAGGGCTACTGGCAGCGCCCCGAGGCCAGCGCCGAAGCCTTGCGCGGCGGCTGGCTGCACACCGGCGATCTCGGCGTGATCAGCGAGCAGGGTTTCATCCGCTACCTCGGCCGACGCAAGGAAATGCTCAAGGTCAACGGCATGAGCGTGTTCCCCAGCGAGCTGGAAGCCCTGCTCGGCCAGCACCCGGCCATCCTCGCCAGCGCCGTGCTCGGCCGCCCGCACCCGGAGCGCGGCCAGCAACCCGTCGCCTTCGTCGTGCTCAAGCCGGGCAGCGACGAAACCGGCGCCAGCCTGGTCGAGTGGTGCAAGGCCTCCATGGCCATCTACAAGGTGCCGGACATCCGTCTGGTCGACTCCATGCCGATGACCGCCACCGGCAAGGTCAAGAAGAACGAACTGGAAGCATTGCTGTGA
- a CDS encoding cupin domain-containing protein gives MKAIDIHSALDGIRNGRIMALEPQLQPLTQLTPFHPGAGAIHLGRLGGEMPWERHPDGDKLLQVLEGELDITLLAAIGLLQETIRAGSILVVPRGLWHRLQGRDAAVLAVVPQHTERSTHYPAPANQSA, from the coding sequence ATGAAGGCGATCGATATCCACAGCGCACTCGACGGCATCCGCAACGGCCGGATCATGGCCCTGGAGCCGCAGCTCCAGCCGCTCACCCAGTTGACGCCCTTCCACCCTGGCGCGGGCGCCATCCACCTGGGCCGCCTCGGCGGCGAGATGCCCTGGGAGCGCCACCCCGACGGCGACAAGCTGCTGCAGGTGCTGGAAGGCGAGCTGGACATCACCCTGCTCGCCGCCATCGGCCTGTTACAGGAAACGATCCGCGCCGGCTCCATCCTGGTCGTGCCCCGGGGCCTCTGGCACCGCCTGCAGGGGCGCGACGCCGCCGTGCTGGCGGTGGTGCCGCAGCACACCGAGCGCAGCACCCACTACCCCGCCCCGGCCAACCAGTCGGCCTGA
- a CDS encoding ABC transporter ATP-binding protein yields MSSISISQLEVSYGSGIRVIDGLDLHIPDGSFFTLLGPSGCGKTTLLRVIAGFIRPSGGRLAFGDVDMTQVPAHRRGIGMVFQDYALFPDKTVFDNVAYGLRARRTDAATLRRKVGEYLERVGMSGFAERHPAALSGGQRQRVALARALAIEPEVLLMDEPLSNLDAQLRLQIRAAIADLQREIGITTVFVTHDQEEALALSDCIALMRKGRIEQLGSPQAIYQSPASTYAADFIGSANLLAARVLEQAGDAGIRVLVAGQPLQARAEAALPLPDVHLVARPESIRLHPIGQGAGNCLAGQVRRKQYLGNRTSYRIELADAQQLNVDRFGTDGDGFHEGQPVSLEFDPAQLRVVAR; encoded by the coding sequence ATGTCATCCATCAGCATCAGCCAGCTGGAAGTCAGCTACGGCAGCGGGATCAGGGTCATCGACGGCCTCGACCTGCACATCCCCGACGGCAGCTTCTTCACCCTGCTCGGCCCCAGCGGCTGCGGCAAGACCACCCTGCTGCGGGTGATCGCCGGCTTCATCCGCCCCAGCGGCGGGCGCCTGGCCTTCGGCGATGTCGACATGACCCAGGTCCCCGCCCACCGCCGCGGCATCGGCATGGTCTTCCAGGACTACGCCCTGTTCCCCGACAAGACCGTGTTCGACAACGTCGCCTACGGCCTGCGCGCCCGCCGGACCGACGCGGCGACCCTGCGCCGCAAGGTGGGCGAATACCTGGAGCGGGTCGGCATGAGCGGCTTCGCCGAGCGCCACCCCGCCGCCCTCTCCGGCGGCCAGCGGCAGCGGGTGGCCCTGGCCCGCGCCCTGGCCATCGAGCCCGAGGTGCTGCTGATGGACGAGCCGCTGTCCAACCTCGACGCCCAGTTGCGCTTACAGATCCGCGCCGCCATCGCCGACCTGCAGCGGGAGATCGGCATCACCACCGTCTTCGTCACCCACGACCAGGAAGAGGCCCTGGCCCTCTCCGACTGCATCGCCCTGATGCGCAAGGGTCGCATCGAGCAACTGGGCAGCCCCCAGGCCATCTACCAGTCCCCCGCCAGCACCTACGCCGCCGACTTCATCGGCTCGGCCAACCTGCTGGCCGCGCGGGTGCTGGAGCAGGCCGGCGACGCCGGCATCCGCGTGCTGGTGGCCGGCCAGCCCCTGCAGGCCCGTGCCGAGGCCGCGCTGCCACTGCCAGACGTGCACCTGGTGGCGCGGCCGGAGAGCATCCGCCTGCACCCCATCGGCCAGGGCGCCGGCAACTGCCTGGCCGGCCAGGTGCGGCGCAAGCAGTACCTGGGCAACCGCACCAGCTACCGCATCGAACTGGCCGACGCCCAGCAGCTCAACGTCGACCGCTTCGGCACCGACGGCGACGGCTTCCACGAAGGCCAGCCGGTGAGCCTGGAGTTCGACCCCGCACAGCTCCGGGTGGTGGCCCGATGA